A genomic window from Corynebacterium fournieri includes:
- the argJ gene encoding bifunctional glutamate N-acetyltransferase/amino-acid acetyltransferase ArgJ produces MSTIGVTAPQGFTAAATKAGIKPSGKPDLAVVVNEGPDSSAAAVFTRNKVFAAPVKVSRAAVADGALKAVVFNSGNANACTGQQGLHDAQTMQRLTAEGIGAAPAEVAVCSTGIIGDALPMETVQNGIEDVVKHLGDFGADAATAIMTTDTVTKEVLVKGEGWTLGGMGKGVGMMAPSLATMLVCLTTDAKVDSTALQTALERATATTFDTLDIDGSTSTNDTVILMASGASGVTPDQDELDAAVHQACAELAAMMQSDAEGVTKRVSISVEGAADNAQALNAARTIGRDSLVKTAMFGSDANWGRVLAAVGMAEAEMDADNISVTFNGQTVCESSTGAPGAREVDLTGADIEVVVDLGTGGEGRATVRTTDLSHAYVEINSAYTS; encoded by the coding sequence ATGAGCACAATTGGAGTCACCGCCCCCCAAGGCTTTACTGCCGCCGCAACGAAGGCGGGCATCAAACCATCGGGCAAACCGGATCTCGCCGTGGTAGTCAACGAAGGACCGGACTCCAGCGCCGCGGCCGTGTTCACCCGCAATAAAGTCTTCGCCGCGCCGGTGAAGGTCAGCCGCGCAGCCGTGGCTGACGGTGCGCTCAAGGCCGTGGTGTTCAACTCCGGCAACGCCAACGCCTGCACTGGTCAGCAGGGGCTGCATGACGCGCAAACTATGCAGCGGTTGACCGCCGAAGGCATTGGGGCTGCCCCGGCTGAAGTGGCGGTGTGCTCCACCGGCATCATCGGTGATGCGCTGCCGATGGAAACGGTGCAAAACGGAATCGAAGACGTGGTCAAGCATCTCGGCGACTTCGGCGCGGACGCCGCAACGGCCATCATGACCACCGACACCGTCACCAAGGAAGTGTTGGTCAAGGGCGAAGGCTGGACACTCGGAGGGATGGGGAAGGGCGTCGGCATGATGGCGCCGTCGCTGGCGACGATGCTGGTCTGCCTGACCACGGACGCGAAGGTAGACAGCACAGCGCTGCAGACTGCGCTTGAGCGGGCCACCGCAACCACCTTCGACACCCTCGACATCGACGGCTCGACCTCAACCAACGACACCGTCATCCTGATGGCCAGCGGAGCAAGCGGCGTGACACCGGACCAAGACGAATTGGACGCTGCAGTGCACCAGGCGTGTGCCGAGCTCGCCGCGATGATGCAATCCGACGCGGAGGGCGTGACCAAACGCGTGTCCATCAGCGTCGAAGGCGCCGCGGATAATGCACAGGCACTCAACGCCGCACGCACGATCGGGCGCGACAGCCTGGTCAAAACTGCGATGTTCGGCTCCGACGCGAACTGGGGCCGCGTGCTTGCAGCCGTGGGCATGGCCGAGGCGGAAATGGATGCGGACAACATCTCGGTGACCTTCAACGGCCAGACGGTCTGCGAAAGCTCTACGGGCGCACCAGGCGCGCGGGAGGTGGACCTCACCGGCGCGGACATCGAGGTTGTCGTCGACCTCGGCACCGGCGGGGAGGGGAGAGCGACGGTGCGCACCACCGACCTGTCCCACGCCTACGTCGAGATCAACTCGGCCTACACAAGCTAG
- a CDS encoding argininosuccinate synthase → MTNRVVLAYSGGLDTSVAIPYLGEMTGGEVIAVSLDLGQGGEDMESVRQRALDCGAVESIVVDAKDEFAEDYCLPTIKANGMYQGEYPLVSAISRPLIVKHLVEAGHKYGGTHVAHGCTGKGNDQVRFEVGFLNQDPDLEIIAPARDYAWTRDKAIEYAEGKDLPIEQSAASPFSIDQNVWGRAVETGFLEDLWNPPTKDLYAYTEDPALGNAPDEVIISFEAGKPVAIDGRKVSVLEAIEEMNRRAGAQGIGRLDMVEDRLVGIKSREVYEAPGAVALITAHKALEDVTVERELARYKRLIDARWSEEVYDGLWFGPLKRSLDAFIESTQEHVTGDIRMVLHAGTCTVNGRRSNHSLYDFNLATYDTGDSFDQTLAKGFVRLHGLSSQIANKRDRAAATDQEK, encoded by the coding sequence ATGACTAACCGCGTTGTGCTCGCGTACTCGGGCGGCCTGGACACCTCCGTGGCTATCCCTTACCTCGGCGAGATGACCGGCGGCGAGGTTATCGCCGTCTCGCTCGACCTGGGGCAGGGCGGCGAGGACATGGAGTCCGTGCGTCAGCGCGCCCTGGACTGCGGCGCCGTGGAGTCCATCGTGGTGGACGCCAAGGACGAGTTCGCCGAGGACTACTGCCTGCCCACCATCAAGGCCAACGGCATGTACCAGGGTGAATACCCGCTGGTCTCCGCGATTTCCCGCCCGTTGATTGTCAAGCACCTGGTGGAGGCCGGCCACAAGTACGGCGGCACCCACGTCGCCCACGGCTGCACCGGCAAGGGCAACGACCAGGTGCGCTTCGAGGTCGGCTTCCTCAACCAGGACCCGGATCTGGAGATCATCGCCCCGGCGCGCGATTACGCCTGGACCCGCGACAAGGCCATCGAGTACGCCGAGGGCAAGGACCTGCCCATCGAGCAGTCTGCGGCGTCGCCGTTTTCCATCGACCAGAACGTCTGGGGCCGCGCGGTTGAGACCGGCTTCTTGGAGGACCTGTGGAACCCGCCGACAAAGGACCTCTACGCCTACACCGAGGATCCGGCGCTGGGCAACGCGCCGGACGAGGTGATCATCTCGTTTGAGGCGGGCAAGCCGGTGGCCATCGACGGCCGCAAGGTCAGCGTCCTGGAAGCAATCGAGGAGATGAACCGCCGCGCCGGCGCCCAGGGCATCGGCCGCCTGGACATGGTGGAGGACCGCCTCGTGGGCATCAAGTCCCGCGAGGTGTACGAGGCCCCGGGCGCGGTCGCGCTGATCACCGCGCACAAGGCTCTGGAGGACGTCACTGTCGAGCGCGAGCTGGCCCGCTACAAGCGCCTCATCGATGCACGCTGGTCCGAGGAGGTCTACGACGGCCTGTGGTTCGGTCCGCTGAAGCGCTCCCTGGACGCGTTCATCGAATCCACCCAGGAGCACGTCACCGGCGACATCCGCATGGTGCTGCACGCGGGTACGTGCACCGTCAACGGGCGTCGTTCCAACCACTCGCTCTACGACTTCAACCTGGCCACCTACGACACCGGCGATTCCTTCGACCAGACCCTGGCCAAGGGCTTTGTGCGCCTGCACGGCCTGTCCTCTCAGATCGCCAACAAGCGCGACCGGGCGGCTGCCACCGACCAGGAGAAGTAG
- the argH gene encoding argininosuccinate lyase, with translation MQQHKTNEGALWGGRFAGGPSEAMFALSVSTHFDWVLAPYDVLASKAHAKVLNRAGLLSDEDLTVMLDGLDQLGRDVADGTFRPEPTDEDVHGAMERGLIDRVGPEVGGRLRAGRSRNDQVAAMFRMWLRDALRGVAQDVSDLVDAIVEQAEAHPDAIMPGKTHFQAAQPILLAHSLLAHAQPLLRDLERIQDADKRLAVSPYGSGALAGSSLHLDPEAIAEELGFDSATDNSLDGTASRDFAAEAAYVLAQIAIDVSRFAEEIIAWSTPEFGYVTLHDAWSTGSSIMPQKKNPDVPELARGKAGRLIGNLTGLLATLKAMPLAYNRDLQEDKEPLVDSVTQLSILLPAFTGLVSTLSFHEDRMRELAPAGFTLATDLAEWMVREGVPFREAHEASGACVRIAESRGVDLVDLTDEELASVDKRLRPEVREVLTVDGAVASRDTRGGTARPRVEEQRERVREANAAYRKWAQTPVRGE, from the coding sequence ATGCAACAGCACAAAACCAACGAGGGCGCGCTGTGGGGCGGCCGGTTTGCGGGCGGGCCGTCCGAAGCCATGTTCGCCCTTTCGGTCTCCACCCACTTCGACTGGGTGCTCGCCCCCTACGACGTGCTCGCTTCCAAGGCGCACGCCAAGGTGCTCAATAGGGCAGGGCTGCTTAGCGACGAAGACCTGACGGTCATGCTCGACGGCCTGGACCAGCTGGGCCGCGACGTCGCCGACGGCACGTTTCGCCCCGAGCCCACCGACGAGGACGTCCACGGCGCGATGGAACGCGGCCTGATCGACCGCGTCGGCCCGGAAGTCGGCGGTCGTCTGCGCGCGGGACGCTCCCGCAACGACCAGGTCGCCGCGATGTTCCGCATGTGGCTTCGCGATGCACTTCGCGGTGTTGCGCAGGACGTGTCCGACCTGGTCGACGCGATTGTGGAGCAGGCCGAGGCGCACCCGGACGCGATCATGCCGGGCAAGACCCACTTCCAGGCGGCGCAGCCGATCCTGCTGGCGCACTCGCTGCTGGCTCACGCCCAGCCGCTGCTGCGCGACCTCGAGCGCATCCAGGACGCGGACAAGCGCCTCGCGGTCTCGCCGTACGGCTCCGGTGCGCTGGCAGGCTCGTCGCTGCACTTAGACCCGGAGGCGATCGCGGAGGAGCTCGGTTTCGACTCCGCCACGGACAACTCCCTCGACGGCACCGCCTCGCGGGATTTCGCCGCCGAGGCGGCCTACGTGCTGGCGCAGATCGCCATCGACGTGTCCCGTTTCGCTGAGGAGATCATCGCCTGGTCCACCCCGGAATTCGGCTACGTCACTTTGCACGATGCGTGGTCCACAGGGTCGTCAATTATGCCGCAGAAGAAGAACCCGGACGTGCCCGAGCTCGCTCGCGGCAAGGCCGGGCGCCTCATCGGTAACCTCACCGGCCTGTTGGCCACGCTCAAGGCGATGCCGCTGGCGTACAACCGCGACCTGCAGGAGGACAAGGAGCCGCTGGTGGACTCCGTCACTCAGCTGTCCATCCTGCTGCCGGCCTTCACCGGCCTCGTCTCGACGCTTTCATTCCACGAGGACCGGATGCGCGAGCTCGCCCCGGCCGGCTTCACGCTGGCGACCGACCTCGCGGAGTGGATGGTGCGCGAAGGCGTGCCGTTCCGTGAGGCGCACGAGGCATCCGGCGCCTGTGTCCGCATCGCAGAATCCCGTGGCGTAGATCTCGTTGACTTGACGGATGAGGAACTGGCAAGCGTCGATAAGCGCCTGCGCCCGGAAGTGCGCGAAGTGCTCACCGTCGACGGCGCAGTCGCCTCCCGCGACACCCGCGGCGGCACCGCTCGACCGCGCGTGGAAGAGCAGCGCGAGCGGGTGCGCGAGGCGAACGCGGCGTACCGGAAGTGGGCTCAAACGCCGGTGCGCGGGGAGTAG
- a CDS encoding arginine repressor, translated as MTQPVSRTARQARILELLEHTRVSSQVQLSELLLDEGIDITQATLSRDLDELGAKKVRPRAGGRAYYTVGGEAESLEAAHSGPREKLRRMIEELVVSVDHSGNTVVLRTPPGAAQYLASYIDRVGLDQVVGCIAGDDTVFVLAREPLTGKDLAHQLFGLKESLGE; from the coding sequence ATGACCCAACCTGTATCCCGCACCGCGCGGCAGGCGAGAATCCTCGAGCTGCTCGAACACACCCGCGTGTCCTCCCAGGTGCAGCTCTCAGAGCTCCTGTTGGACGAGGGCATCGACATCACCCAGGCCACGCTTTCGCGCGACCTGGACGAACTCGGCGCGAAGAAGGTCCGGCCTCGCGCCGGCGGACGCGCCTACTACACCGTCGGCGGCGAGGCGGAATCGCTCGAAGCGGCGCACTCGGGCCCGCGCGAGAAGCTGCGCCGGATGATTGAGGAGCTGGTTGTGTCGGTGGACCACTCCGGCAACACCGTAGTGCTGCGCACTCCGCCAGGGGCGGCGCAATACTTGGCCAGCTACATTGACCGAGTAGGCCTCGACCAGGTTGTCGGCTGCATCGCCGGCGACGACACCGTGTTCGTGCTTGCACGCGAGCCGCTCACGGGCAAGGACCTGGCGCACCAGCTGTTCGGTCTGAAGGAATCCCTCGGCGAATAG
- a CDS encoding VWA domain-containing protein — protein sequence MKRLFAALAALLTLALASCVSLGSDDKDATGSTAAPGEQADLTIVAATELKDLEGLVERAAQDLGFSIDMQFPGGTLDNSQALKRGEFDGEVDATWFATNRYVNLIGATDKLDGETKIATSPVAFGVWEESAKRLGWDSKQPTWAEFAQAAEAGEFTFGMTNPQASNSGFSALVSVATALADTGNAISAQDLELVGPRLAQLFQAQSMVSGSSGWLAEAFVNDPGRADAIINYESTLHQLRDQGKPIEVVVPADGVISADYPLSALAQPADAQARDRVAKLADWLLGHQEELAQTFRRPVAPVDNLPAEIAAQHVIELPFPANEGVVNELLYAYDNSYRQPGTTTFVLDTSGSMEGERLASLKAIMHSLIDGSASTLTGDVSLRDRENVSLQSFDSRPNDPVTVRFSREDPSSAAELNAYVDELRASGSTAMYQTLLEALKSTDPAGGIPSIVLLSDGQDTAGPRFSQFREQYEQLPAAQRSIPVFVILYGDASESEMRELAELTGGEVFDALGGDLDQAFKEIRGFQ from the coding sequence GTGAAGCGGCTCTTCGCGGCGCTCGCCGCTCTTTTAACGTTGGCGCTCGCATCCTGCGTCTCGCTGGGCAGCGACGATAAAGATGCCACAGGTTCGACTGCAGCACCCGGTGAGCAGGCCGATTTGACCATCGTCGCTGCCACCGAGCTCAAGGACCTTGAAGGCCTCGTCGAACGCGCGGCGCAGGACCTCGGGTTTTCCATCGACATGCAGTTTCCCGGCGGCACCTTGGACAATTCGCAAGCGCTCAAACGCGGCGAGTTCGACGGGGAAGTAGACGCCACCTGGTTTGCCACCAATCGCTACGTCAACCTGATCGGGGCGACGGACAAGCTCGACGGGGAGACGAAAATAGCCACCAGCCCCGTCGCGTTCGGCGTCTGGGAGGAAAGCGCGAAGCGCCTCGGTTGGGACTCAAAGCAGCCCACGTGGGCAGAGTTCGCCCAGGCCGCGGAAGCGGGCGAGTTCACCTTCGGCATGACCAACCCGCAGGCGTCAAACTCCGGGTTCTCTGCGCTCGTCTCGGTTGCCACTGCGCTGGCGGACACAGGCAACGCCATCAGCGCCCAGGACTTGGAACTCGTTGGCCCGCGCCTGGCACAGCTGTTCCAGGCGCAGTCTATGGTCTCCGGATCATCGGGCTGGCTCGCGGAGGCATTTGTCAACGACCCGGGGCGTGCGGACGCGATTATCAACTACGAATCCACCTTGCACCAGCTGCGGGACCAGGGCAAACCCATTGAGGTTGTGGTGCCCGCCGACGGCGTGATCTCCGCTGACTACCCGCTGTCCGCTCTCGCGCAGCCGGCCGATGCGCAGGCACGGGATCGCGTCGCAAAGCTTGCAGACTGGCTGCTCGGGCACCAAGAAGAGCTTGCGCAAACGTTCCGCAGGCCAGTGGCGCCGGTGGACAACCTGCCTGCGGAAATTGCCGCCCAGCACGTCATCGAGCTGCCGTTTCCCGCGAACGAGGGCGTGGTCAACGAGCTGCTTTACGCCTACGACAACTCCTACCGCCAGCCCGGCACCACGACGTTTGTGCTGGACACTTCCGGCTCGATGGAAGGCGAGCGTCTGGCATCGCTTAAAGCCATCATGCATTCGCTTATCGACGGCTCCGCGTCCACCCTCACCGGAGACGTCTCACTGCGTGACAGGGAAAACGTCTCGCTGCAATCCTTCGACAGCAGACCCAACGACCCCGTCACAGTGCGCTTTTCCCGCGAAGACCCATCCAGCGCCGCGGAATTGAACGCGTACGTGGATGAGCTGCGCGCGAGCGGTTCAACTGCGATGTACCAGACACTGCTTGAGGCGTTGAAGAGCACGGATCCCGCCGGAGGAATCCCGTCGATAGTCCTGCTCAGCGACGGGCAAGATACCGCCGGCCCCCGCTTTTCCCAGTTCCGCGAGCAGTACGAGCAGCTGCCGGCCGCGCAACGGTCCATCCCAGTGTTCGTGATCTTGTACGGCGACGCGAGCGAAAGCGAGATGCGCGAGCTGGCGGAACTTACCGGCGGCGAGGTCTTCGATGCCCTCGGCGGCGACTTGGACCAGGCGTTTAAGGAGATCCGTGGATTCCAATAA
- a CDS encoding acetylornithine transaminase: MSDFSSRWSSALLETYPVPPVELVSGSGATVTDTDGTTYIDMLAGIAVNALGHAHPAIVEAVSAQVGTLGHVSNLFGSQPVVDVAEALRERVGDETARVFFCNSGSEANEAAFKLARLTGRRRILAAERGFHGRTMGSLALTGQPDKRAPFEPLPAGVEYFPYGDTEALRALVQHDPGNTAAIIVEPIQGETGVIPAPEGVLRAVRELCDEHGILMVVDEVQTGVGRTGDFFAFQHEGVVPDVITMAKGLGGGLPIGATIARGKAATLFTPGSHGTTFGGNPVACAAARAVLGTIDEAFLAEVRRKGQLLCDAASRLPGVQEVRGRGLMVGVVLDAAVAKLVVKQGLERHVILNAPSDNVIRLTPPLVISDDEIAQAVERLGGAIEAAKERS, encoded by the coding sequence ATGAGCGACTTTTCCTCGCGCTGGTCCAGCGCACTGTTAGAGACATACCCGGTGCCGCCGGTGGAACTGGTCTCCGGCTCCGGCGCCACCGTGACCGACACCGACGGCACCACCTACATCGACATGCTCGCCGGCATCGCGGTTAACGCGCTGGGGCACGCGCACCCGGCGATAGTGGAAGCGGTGAGTGCGCAGGTGGGCACCCTCGGGCACGTGTCCAACCTATTCGGCTCCCAGCCCGTGGTCGACGTCGCGGAAGCGCTGCGCGAGCGTGTCGGCGACGAGACCGCACGGGTGTTTTTCTGCAACTCCGGTTCCGAGGCCAACGAGGCCGCGTTCAAGCTGGCCCGGCTGACAGGACGGCGCCGCATCCTCGCCGCCGAGCGCGGGTTCCACGGCCGCACGATGGGTTCGCTCGCGCTGACCGGCCAGCCCGACAAGCGCGCGCCGTTTGAACCGCTGCCAGCTGGCGTGGAGTACTTCCCCTACGGCGACACCGAGGCACTGCGCGCGCTTGTGCAGCACGACCCGGGCAACACCGCCGCGATCATCGTGGAGCCCATCCAGGGCGAAACGGGCGTGATCCCCGCGCCGGAGGGCGTCCTCCGGGCGGTGCGCGAGCTGTGCGACGAGCACGGCATCCTCATGGTCGTCGACGAGGTCCAGACCGGCGTCGGCCGCACCGGAGACTTCTTCGCGTTCCAACACGAAGGCGTCGTGCCGGATGTGATCACTATGGCGAAAGGTCTCGGCGGGGGCCTGCCCATCGGCGCAACCATCGCCCGGGGTAAGGCGGCCACACTGTTCACCCCGGGCAGCCACGGCACCACCTTCGGCGGCAACCCGGTCGCCTGCGCCGCTGCCCGCGCTGTGCTCGGCACCATCGACGAGGCGTTTCTCGCCGAGGTGCGGCGCAAGGGTCAATTGCTTTGCGACGCAGCTTCGCGCCTGCCCGGCGTCCAGGAAGTGCGCGGGCGCGGCCTGATGGTGGGCGTGGTGTTGGACGCGGCGGTAGCGAAGCTCGTCGTCAAGCAGGGGCTCGAGCGGCACGTGATCCTCAACGCCCCGTCCGACAACGTCATCCGCCTCACGCCGCCGCTGGTGATCAGCGATGATGAGATCGCCCAGGCGGTCGAGCGTCTCGGCGGTGCGATTGAAGCAGCGAAAGAAAGGAGCTAG
- the argB gene encoding acetylglutamate kinase, translating to MANLNSEQRATVLAEALPWLQHYRDKIVVVKYGGNAMVDEGLKAAFAADMVFLRTVGAKPVVVHGGGPQISAMLARLGLDGGEFVGGFRVTTPEILDVVRMVLFGQVGRDLLGKINSHGPYAVGTSGEDAGLFTARRRTVEVDGQPQDIGLVGTITDVNPAAVMDIIEAGRIPVVSGIAPGTNGEVYNINADEAAGALAAAIGAERLVVLTNVEGLYTDWPNKDSLLSKIEAGELAKMLPGLDSGMIPKMQACLQAVEGGVKAAHVIDGRVAHSVLLELLTMGGVGTMVLPDDYDRAQYPDGTIFRKDDA from the coding sequence ATGGCGAATCTGAACAGCGAGCAGCGTGCCACCGTCCTGGCGGAGGCGCTGCCGTGGTTGCAGCACTACCGCGACAAGATCGTGGTGGTCAAATACGGCGGCAACGCCATGGTCGATGAGGGCTTGAAGGCCGCTTTCGCCGCCGACATGGTGTTTCTGCGCACCGTCGGCGCCAAGCCGGTGGTCGTACATGGCGGCGGGCCGCAGATCAGCGCCATGCTGGCGCGTTTGGGCTTGGATGGCGGCGAGTTCGTCGGCGGGTTCCGGGTGACTACCCCGGAGATCCTCGACGTGGTGCGTATGGTGCTCTTCGGCCAGGTGGGCCGCGACCTGCTGGGCAAAATCAATTCCCACGGGCCGTATGCCGTGGGTACCTCGGGCGAGGACGCCGGGCTGTTTACCGCCCGCCGCCGCACCGTCGAAGTCGATGGGCAGCCCCAGGACATCGGCCTGGTGGGCACGATCACAGACGTCAATCCAGCGGCGGTGATGGACATCATCGAGGCCGGGCGCATCCCGGTGGTCTCCGGCATTGCGCCGGGGACAAACGGCGAGGTCTACAACATCAACGCCGACGAGGCCGCCGGCGCACTCGCGGCGGCGATCGGGGCTGAGCGCCTAGTCGTGCTCACCAACGTGGAGGGCCTGTACACGGATTGGCCGAACAAGGACTCCCTGCTGTCCAAGATCGAGGCGGGAGAGCTGGCCAAGATGCTGCCCGGGCTGGACTCCGGAATGATCCCGAAGATGCAGGCGTGCCTGCAGGCGGTTGAAGGCGGGGTGAAAGCGGCGCACGTGATCGACGGCCGGGTTGCCCACTCTGTGCTGCTCGAGCTTTTGACCATGGGCGGAGTGGGCACCATGGTGCTGCCGGACGATTACGACCGAGCGCAGTACCCGGACGGCACAATCTTTAGAAAGGACGACGCATGA
- the argF gene encoding ornithine carbamoyltransferase has translation MVRHFLADDDLTPAEQAEVLALAAELKRDPFSHRPLEGPKSVAVLFDKTSTRTRYSFDAGIAQLGGHAIVTESGNSQMGAKESYQDTGAVLSRFVEAIVWRTYEHQNFLDMAQTATVPIINALSDDLHPCQILADLQTVVENFCPEQGPDGLKGLKAVYLGDGDNNMANSYLIGFATAGVDITVIAPEGFQPREEFVARARSRAEETGATVEVTADVSAAEGAHVVITDTWVSMGMEEDGKDRRTPFLPYQVDADLMSRAAEDAIFLHCLPAYRGNEVAAEVIDGPRSRVFDEAENRLHAQKALLAWLLEHQA, from the coding sequence ATGGTCCGACACTTCCTCGCGGACGACGACCTGACCCCTGCCGAGCAAGCCGAGGTCCTCGCGCTCGCGGCCGAGCTCAAGCGCGACCCGTTCTCACACCGGCCGCTGGAGGGGCCGAAATCGGTGGCCGTCTTGTTCGACAAAACCTCCACCCGCACCCGCTATTCCTTCGACGCGGGCATCGCCCAGCTCGGCGGACACGCGATTGTCACGGAAAGCGGCAACTCGCAGATGGGAGCGAAGGAGAGCTACCAGGACACCGGGGCGGTGCTGTCGCGCTTCGTCGAAGCGATCGTGTGGCGCACCTACGAACACCAGAACTTTCTGGACATGGCGCAGACCGCCACGGTGCCGATCATCAACGCGCTTTCGGACGATTTGCACCCCTGCCAGATCCTGGCTGACCTGCAAACCGTGGTGGAGAACTTCTGCCCGGAGCAGGGCCCGGACGGGCTGAAGGGGCTGAAAGCCGTCTACCTCGGCGACGGCGACAACAACATGGCCAACTCCTACCTGATCGGCTTTGCAACCGCCGGGGTGGACATCACCGTCATCGCGCCGGAGGGCTTCCAGCCGCGCGAAGAGTTCGTCGCCCGCGCCCGCAGCCGCGCCGAAGAAACTGGGGCGACGGTTGAGGTGACGGCCGACGTTTCGGCCGCGGAAGGCGCGCACGTGGTCATTACGGACACCTGGGTTTCGATGGGCATGGAGGAAGACGGCAAGGACCGTCGGACGCCATTTCTGCCGTACCAGGTGGACGCGGACCTGATGTCGCGCGCGGCGGAGGATGCCATATTCTTGCATTGCCTTCCCGCGTACCGCGGGAACGAAGTCGCAGCGGAGGTCATCGACGGCCCGCGCTCACGCGTCTTCGACGAAGCGGAAAACCGCCTGCACGCCCAAAAAGCGTTGCTGGCCTGGCTTTTGGAGCACCAAGCATGA
- a CDS encoding Trm112 family protein: MSLDPKLLAVLACPKDKGPLEYDQERQLLVNERLGIAYRIDDGIPVLLIDEAEPYTPAK, translated from the coding sequence ATGAGTCTTGATCCGAAGCTTCTCGCAGTTCTCGCGTGCCCCAAGGACAAGGGCCCGCTGGAGTACGACCAGGAGCGGCAGCTGCTGGTCAACGAGCGCCTCGGCATCGCCTATCGCATTGACGACGGCATCCCGGTCCTGCTCATCGACGAAGCAGAGCCCTACACCCCGGCGAAGTAG
- the argC gene encoding N-acetyl-gamma-glutamyl-phosphate reductase produces the protein MSVGKVVKVAVAGATGYAGGEILRLLLGHPCYQAGELEIGALTGASNAGQSVGELMPHLPELAQRTIQPTTIEVLEGHDVVFLGLPHGHSAAIGAALPDSVTVIDCAADFRLRSAMAWQHYYGTDHAGAWPYGLPELPGHRAAVAQSNRIAVPGCFPTGATLAAWPALQAGVVEPDLTVVAVTGVSGAGKKAKVDMLGAETMGSLKAYSVAGAHRHTPEIKQNLEEVAAGEVTVSFSPVLAPLPRGILTTVTAPLVEGVSAQDVRAAYEQAYADEQFVHLLPAGQQPQTQHVVGSNMCHLQVEVDEAARKVVAISAIDNLTKGTGGAAVQCMNLALGLDEGAGLPRAAVAP, from the coding sequence ATGTCAGTCGGCAAAGTTGTCAAGGTCGCAGTGGCGGGAGCCACCGGGTACGCAGGCGGTGAGATCCTCCGCCTGCTGCTCGGCCACCCGTGCTACCAGGCGGGCGAGCTGGAAATTGGCGCGCTCACGGGCGCATCCAATGCTGGGCAGAGCGTCGGCGAGCTCATGCCGCACCTGCCGGAGCTTGCGCAGCGCACTATCCAGCCCACCACAATCGAGGTGCTCGAGGGTCACGACGTCGTCTTCCTCGGCTTGCCGCACGGACACTCCGCGGCCATCGGTGCGGCGCTGCCCGACAGCGTCACCGTGATCGACTGCGCCGCGGATTTTCGGCTGCGCAGCGCCATGGCGTGGCAGCACTACTACGGCACCGACCATGCCGGTGCCTGGCCGTACGGCCTGCCTGAATTGCCGGGGCACCGCGCGGCCGTGGCGCAGTCCAACCGCATCGCCGTACCCGGGTGCTTTCCAACGGGTGCAACACTTGCCGCATGGCCCGCGCTGCAGGCCGGCGTGGTCGAACCGGACTTGACCGTCGTGGCCGTCACCGGCGTATCCGGGGCCGGCAAGAAGGCCAAGGTGGACATGCTCGGCGCGGAGACGATGGGCTCGCTGAAGGCCTATAGCGTCGCTGGCGCCCACCGGCACACCCCGGAAATCAAGCAGAACCTCGAAGAGGTCGCGGCCGGTGAGGTCACCGTGAGCTTTAGCCCGGTGCTGGCTCCGCTGCCGCGCGGCATCCTCACCACGGTCACCGCACCGCTGGTTGAGGGGGTCTCGGCGCAAGACGTGCGCGCCGCCTATGAACAGGCGTACGCGGACGAGCAGTTCGTGCACCTGTTGCCCGCCGGCCAGCAGCCGCAAACCCAACACGTGGTGGGCTCAAACATGTGCCACCTCCAAGTGGAGGTGGATGAGGCAGCCCGCAAGGTGGTGGCCATCAGCGCCATCGACAACCTGACTAAGGGCACCGGCGGGGCGGCGGTGCAGTGCATGAACCTCGCGCTTGGTCTGGATGAGGGGGCGGGACTGCCTCGAGCCGCGGTGGCTCCGTAA